A region from the Gemmatimonas aurantiaca genome encodes:
- a CDS encoding SRPBCC domain-containing protein, translating into MDAGIGSESGSVKNRTTVERTSDREVVVTRTINGPARIVFEAFTQPELFRRWWVPRSMGMKLQSCEIDARVGGQYRLAFDVGGSEPAVFFGTYVEVQPPSRLTWTNEEGDEGGSVTTVTFEEQNGKTLVTLRETYPSKEALDAAGTGAAEALIETFGQLDELLVALGESSGQ; encoded by the coding sequence ATGGACGCAGGAATCGGGAGTGAATCCGGGTCCGTGAAGAACCGCACCACGGTGGAGCGGACATCCGACCGCGAGGTGGTCGTCACGCGGACCATCAACGGCCCGGCGCGGATCGTGTTCGAGGCATTCACCCAGCCCGAGTTGTTCAGACGCTGGTGGGTGCCCAGATCGATGGGCATGAAGTTGCAATCCTGTGAGATCGACGCTCGTGTCGGAGGCCAGTACCGGTTGGCATTCGACGTTGGTGGTTCCGAACCCGCCGTGTTTTTCGGCACGTATGTCGAGGTGCAACCACCCTCGCGCCTCACATGGACCAACGAAGAAGGTGACGAAGGCGGATCGGTCACCACGGTGACCTTCGAGGAACAGAACGGCAAGACGCTGGTGACCCTGCGCGAGACCTATCCGTCGAAGGAAGCGCTCGATGCGGCAGGCACCGGAGCCGCCGAGGCACTGATCGAGACGTTCGGTCAGCTGGACGAACTGCTCGTCGCACTGGGTGAGAGCTCGGGACAGTAA
- a CDS encoding VOC family protein: MNKVTPFLMFNDQLEAAIEFYTGTFPDSEVRNIARRGEDGPISSAEFVVGGQFFMGYNGGPYFSFSEGISLYVDCADQDEVDEYWDKLVKAGAKPTQCGWIKDPFGLTWQIVPRRFTELISDTDARKVKAVMEAMMTMVKLDVAELERAYNEA, from the coding sequence ATGAACAAAGTGACGCCGTTCCTCATGTTCAACGACCAGCTCGAAGCGGCGATCGAGTTCTACACCGGTACGTTTCCGGATTCCGAAGTGCGCAACATCGCCCGCAGGGGCGAGGATGGTCCAATCAGTTCCGCCGAGTTCGTCGTTGGTGGTCAATTCTTCATGGGCTACAACGGCGGTCCGTACTTCAGCTTCTCCGAGGGAATCTCGCTTTACGTGGACTGCGCGGATCAGGATGAAGTGGATGAATACTGGGACAAGCTCGTGAAGGCCGGAGCGAAGCCCACGCAATGCGGTTGGATCAAAGATCCTTTTGGTCTCACCTGGCAGATTGTCCCGAGACGATTCACCGAACTGATCAGCGATACAGACGCCCGGAAGGTGAAGGCGGTGATGGAAGCGATGATGACGATGGTGAAGCTCGACGTGGCAGAGCTCGAGCGAGCCTACAACGAGGCGTAG
- a CDS encoding dienelactone hydrolase family protein, with protein sequence MEFRRGDLREASGFRRERIEYRGLEGDLIPAFLFTPLNRQPLGGVVVFHQHNGEFHFGKSEVAGEVGDGYQAFGPALARRGFAVLAPDALTFEDRRGAIQGVEPEYRDWVRHYNAMAYRLLDGDTLMRKCLDDAQRALSVLLDAAEVDARFVGVAGHSYGGYTALYHAAIDARCRFACISGAVCSFATRRREDTGITLFETVPGLVREIDTHDVLAAIGPRPTLVVSGTADKYSRDADQVVAKVAGDFITELRVDGGHALDQERFDAIVEWLVDRMTR encoded by the coding sequence GTGGAATTCCGACGAGGCGACCTGAGGGAGGCCAGCGGATTCCGCCGAGAGCGGATCGAGTACCGCGGTCTCGAAGGTGACCTCATTCCGGCGTTCCTGTTCACGCCGCTGAATCGCCAACCGCTTGGCGGCGTGGTCGTCTTCCACCAGCACAACGGGGAATTCCATTTCGGGAAGAGCGAAGTCGCCGGCGAGGTGGGGGACGGATATCAAGCCTTCGGACCGGCACTCGCACGAAGAGGGTTCGCCGTGCTGGCCCCCGACGCTCTCACATTCGAGGATCGACGGGGAGCGATTCAGGGGGTGGAACCGGAATATCGTGATTGGGTCCGGCACTACAACGCCATGGCCTACCGGTTGCTCGATGGCGACACATTGATGCGGAAGTGCCTGGACGACGCTCAAAGAGCTCTGAGCGTTCTGCTCGACGCCGCTGAAGTGGACGCGCGATTCGTGGGCGTGGCCGGACATTCGTACGGTGGGTACACGGCACTCTACCACGCGGCGATCGACGCCCGCTGCAGGTTCGCCTGCATCAGCGGTGCTGTATGCAGCTTCGCGACACGGCGTCGGGAAGACACCGGCATTACCCTGTTCGAGACGGTGCCCGGGCTCGTTCGCGAAATCGACACGCACGACGTTCTCGCCGCGATCGGTCCTCGGCCGACGCTGGTCGTGTCTGGTACCGCAGACAAGTACTCACGGGATGCCGACCAGGTCGTGGCCAAGGTCGCCGGCGACTTCATCACCGAGTTGCGTGTCGATGGTGGACACGCGCTCGATCAGGAGAGATTCGACGCGATCGTCGAGTGGCTCGTGGACCGCATGACCCGCTGA
- a CDS encoding metalloregulator ArsR/SmtB family transcription factor, protein MVQYMTTRLDASFAALADPTRRGVLEQLGRADASITDLAEQFRMTLTGMKKHVGVLEQAGLVTTKKIGRVRTCQLGPRRLEEETAWLETYRQRWDERFDELEKVVQELTLKEKTDGRRNRE, encoded by the coding sequence ATGGTTCAGTATATGACGACCCGACTGGATGCATCGTTTGCCGCGCTCGCGGACCCGACGCGGCGTGGTGTGCTGGAGCAGCTCGGACGAGCCGACGCTTCGATCACGGACCTTGCCGAGCAGTTCCGCATGACGCTTACGGGCATGAAGAAGCACGTCGGTGTGCTGGAGCAGGCGGGGCTCGTCACCACGAAGAAGATCGGACGCGTGCGGACGTGCCAGCTGGGCCCGCGCCGATTGGAGGAAGAGACGGCGTGGCTCGAGACGTACCGTCAACGCTGGGACGAACGCTTCGACGAGTTGGAGAAGGTCGTTCAGGAACTGACACTCAAGGAGAAGACCGATGGACGCAGGAATCGGGAGTGA
- a CDS encoding DNA alkylation repair protein translates to MSQWEKLGAGTGGLRSYGIGLTRLRKLAKDIGRDRELSQALWKTDVYDARVIALLIDDPARITRDQAEGQVGQLAGGMLAHVFASCDATLAKTPFVVELADQWVQSDDPVRRECGYGLLYEASKFSGKKAPSEAFFLSHVERISGTIDQESEKVRLSMGTALMGIGKRSATLNRAALKVAQRVGPIEFTSVSGACEPFDVAKHLTTDRLKEKLGV, encoded by the coding sequence ATGAGCCAGTGGGAGAAGCTGGGCGCGGGCACTGGCGGACTGCGGAGTTATGGGATCGGACTCACGCGACTGCGCAAACTGGCAAAGGACATCGGTCGCGACCGGGAGCTCTCGCAGGCGCTCTGGAAGACAGACGTTTACGACGCCAGAGTCATCGCGCTGCTCATCGACGATCCTGCTCGCATCACCCGCGATCAGGCCGAAGGGCAGGTCGGGCAGTTGGCTGGCGGCATGTTGGCGCACGTGTTTGCCTCCTGCGACGCCACGCTCGCCAAGACGCCGTTCGTGGTCGAACTGGCCGATCAGTGGGTTCAGAGCGATGACCCCGTCCGCCGCGAGTGCGGCTACGGGCTGCTCTATGAAGCGTCGAAGTTTTCCGGCAAGAAGGCGCCGAGCGAGGCGTTCTTCCTGAGCCACGTTGAGCGCATCTCGGGCACGATTGACCAGGAATCGGAGAAGGTTCGCCTGTCGATGGGCACGGCGCTGATGGGGATCGGGAAGCGGAGCGCCACGTTGAACAGAGCGGCGCTGAAAGTCGCGCAGCGTGTGGGGCCGATCGAATTCACCTCTGTCAGCGGCGCGTGCGAGCCATTCGACGTGGCGAAACATCTGACCACGGATCGACTGAAAGAGAAGTTGGGGGTGTAA
- a CDS encoding GNAT family N-acetyltransferase, with protein MRSAELGDSAALAALFTELGFPASTPEISARLTRSDNIGLVAVLDGRVVGVITINVMPVLHRPEPVGRISTLVVAHDCRNIGIGRTLVAHAEALLASHGCGLVEVTSNFRLEQAHGFYKSLGYETTSYRFMKVLGPTPGS; from the coding sequence GTGCGATCTGCCGAACTCGGCGACTCGGCGGCCCTGGCCGCTCTCTTTACCGAGCTCGGATTTCCCGCCTCGACACCAGAGATTTCTGCACGCCTCACCCGAAGCGACAATATCGGTTTGGTCGCCGTGCTGGACGGACGTGTCGTTGGGGTCATCACCATCAATGTCATGCCGGTTCTGCATCGCCCTGAGCCTGTGGGGAGAATTTCCACGCTGGTTGTGGCGCACGATTGTCGAAATATCGGCATTGGCCGGACCCTGGTTGCTCACGCGGAGGCACTACTCGCCTCACATGGCTGCGGTCTCGTTGAGGTCACCAGTAATTTCCGGCTGGAGCAGGCGCATGGCTTCTACAAGTCGCTCGGATACGAGACGACCAGCTACCGGTTCATGAAGGTTCTCGGGCCGACACCGGGATCGTGA
- a CDS encoding dihydrofolate reductase family protein, translating to MKTQYYTATSLDGFLATEDDSLDWLFPLGDINDTGYLDFIAGVGALAMGASTYMWMVRHAEKVAEEAGAAWPYSQPAWIFTHRSLPAIEGADIRFVQGDVRPIHAEMARAAGARNIWIVGGGDLAGQFFDAGLLDEAIIQVASVTLGRGKPLFPRRVTSPPWTLQSVRQVGSGMAELRYALPD from the coding sequence GTGAAGACGCAATATTACACCGCCACGAGTCTGGATGGCTTCCTCGCCACAGAGGACGACTCACTGGACTGGCTCTTCCCGCTCGGCGACATCAACGACACCGGCTATCTGGATTTCATCGCCGGCGTGGGCGCTCTGGCCATGGGGGCGAGCACGTACATGTGGATGGTTCGGCATGCGGAGAAGGTGGCCGAGGAGGCGGGTGCTGCGTGGCCCTACTCACAGCCAGCGTGGATATTCACCCATCGCTCCTTACCAGCCATCGAGGGCGCCGACATCCGGTTCGTTCAGGGTGACGTGCGTCCCATCCACGCGGAGATGGCTCGTGCCGCTGGCGCGAGAAACATCTGGATCGTTGGCGGTGGAGATCTGGCGGGGCAATTCTTCGATGCCGGTCTGCTGGACGAGGCCATCATTCAGGTGGCGTCGGTCACGCTGGGCCGGGGCAAGCCGCTATTCCCGCGCAGGGTCACCAGTCCACCATGGACGCTGCAGTCCGTTCGTCAGGTCGGTTCCGGTATGGCGGAGTTGCGATATGCATTGCCGGATTGA
- a CDS encoding metallophosphoesterase, translating into MSFRPAASPHPWRHCAIVLLALSAFAGPMVAQNAPERIVAIGDLHGDLAATRAALRLAGAIDSTDRWIGGKLTVVQTGDQMDRGDDEAAILALLRRVSEEARRAGGAVHILNGNHELMNAYFDFRYVTDSGFRSFVSNMETASPTALSTVPDKVTPPQRGRALAFQPGGPVAKELATRSTMLVLGENAFVHGGILPAHAQRGIEPMNEEVRAWLRDDAPQPEWIKGDQSPVWTRLYSRSPDAAACDTARAALGILRAKRMVVGHTIQKGGIASYCDGAIWAIDVGMSAFSGGKIQVLEIRGDRVRALGPVDHPGPPRKKS; encoded by the coding sequence ATGTCCTTTCGCCCAGCCGCGTCACCGCACCCGTGGCGCCATTGTGCAATCGTCCTGTTGGCGCTGAGCGCATTCGCCGGTCCCATGGTCGCGCAGAACGCCCCCGAGCGGATCGTCGCGATTGGCGACTTGCATGGCGATCTCGCCGCCACCCGTGCGGCGCTCCGGCTGGCCGGAGCAATCGACAGTACCGACCGGTGGATTGGGGGGAAACTGACCGTGGTACAGACCGGCGACCAGATGGACCGCGGCGACGACGAAGCAGCGATTCTCGCATTGCTGCGGCGCGTGAGCGAGGAAGCCCGTCGCGCCGGCGGCGCCGTGCACATTCTCAACGGCAACCACGAGTTGATGAACGCGTACTTCGATTTCCGTTATGTGACGGACTCGGGGTTTCGCTCCTTCGTCAGCAACATGGAAACCGCTTCACCCACGGCACTGTCGACAGTACCCGACAAGGTCACCCCACCGCAACGCGGACGGGCGTTGGCGTTCCAGCCCGGTGGGCCCGTCGCGAAAGAGCTGGCAACCCGTTCCACGATGCTCGTCCTCGGTGAAAATGCCTTCGTGCATGGCGGGATTCTTCCGGCCCACGCACAACGTGGCATCGAACCGATGAACGAAGAGGTGCGGGCGTGGCTGCGTGACGACGCCCCACAACCCGAATGGATCAAAGGCGATCAGAGTCCCGTCTGGACACGACTCTACTCCCGGAGTCCGGACGCCGCCGCATGTGACACCGCGCGCGCGGCGCTCGGCATACTGCGCGCGAAACGCATGGTGGTGGGGCACACCATCCAGAAAGGCGGAATTGCCAGCTACTGTGACGGCGCCATCTGGGCGATCGACGTGGGCATGTCGGCGTTCTCGGGCGGAAAGATCCAGGTGCTCGAGATCCGCGGCGACCGTGTCCGCGCACTGGGGCCGGTCGACCATCCGGGGCCGCCGAGGAAGAAGTCGTAG
- a CDS encoding DUF1080 domain-containing protein has product MTNDASPVTAASAVPDSLIDGWAQHSRERPAPPVQDPGPFVPSPPPADAVVLFDGTSLDAWTMADGSPAAWRLVGDAFEVTPGTGTLKTRQAFGDVQLHIEWRSPNPPVGEDQDRGNSGVFFGGGRYEVQILDSYQSATYPDGQAAALYGQYPPRVNASRKPGEWQSYDITYIAPRFADGKLVSPAILTVLHNGVLVHDKQPLVGPTANRARVPYEVHEDRLPIQLQDHSHPVRFRNVWVREI; this is encoded by the coding sequence ATGACCAACGACGCGTCCCCCGTCACCGCCGCGAGTGCCGTGCCCGATTCCCTCATCGACGGCTGGGCACAACATTCGCGCGAGCGACCGGCGCCGCCGGTACAGGACCCGGGCCCGTTCGTTCCGTCGCCACCACCCGCGGATGCCGTGGTCCTGTTCGACGGAACCTCGCTCGATGCCTGGACGATGGCCGACGGCAGTCCGGCCGCATGGCGCCTGGTTGGTGACGCGTTCGAAGTGACACCGGGTACGGGGACACTGAAGACACGGCAGGCATTCGGGGATGTGCAGTTGCACATCGAGTGGAGGTCGCCAAATCCGCCCGTCGGTGAAGATCAGGATCGTGGCAACAGCGGCGTGTTTTTCGGTGGCGGGCGATACGAGGTACAGATCCTGGATTCCTATCAGAGTGCCACCTATCCCGACGGACAGGCAGCGGCCCTGTACGGTCAGTATCCGCCGCGCGTGAACGCCAGCCGCAAGCCGGGCGAGTGGCAGAGTTACGACATCACCTACATCGCCCCGCGTTTTGCCGACGGCAAGCTGGTGTCGCCGGCAATACTGACCGTCCTGCATAACGGCGTCCTGGTGCACGACAAGCAGCCGCTGGTGGGGCCGACGGCCAATCGGGCTCGCGTGCCGTATGAAGTGCACGAAGACCGACTGCCGATCCAGTTGCAGGATCATTCACATCCGGTGCGGTTCCGGAATGTGTGGGTGAGGGAGATATGA
- a CDS encoding DinB family protein, whose product MKESLPRLLRDELHRSLHGPAWHGPALLEALSSVTVDEAFDLPESGGHSIAQITMHAIAWMEEVERRLRGRPPAEPARGDWPPPGQRSQISWDAIRELVRVSGESLETAIAAFPLDKLFDTVGTGDPDAPLGSGVPYVVMINGMVQHNVYHAGQVVLLRNASRR is encoded by the coding sequence ATGAAGGAGTCTCTCCCCCGTCTCCTGCGTGACGAACTCCACCGCTCTTTGCACGGGCCTGCCTGGCACGGACCCGCGCTACTCGAAGCGCTGTCCTCCGTCACGGTCGACGAAGCCTTTGATCTGCCGGAGTCCGGTGGTCATTCCATCGCGCAGATCACCATGCATGCGATCGCCTGGATGGAAGAAGTGGAGCGACGACTTCGCGGCCGTCCCCCAGCCGAACCCGCCCGGGGTGACTGGCCGCCGCCCGGGCAGCGATCACAGATCTCGTGGGACGCCATCCGCGAACTGGTTCGAGTCAGCGGAGAGTCACTCGAGACGGCCATTGCTGCGTTTCCCCTCGACAAGTTGTTCGACACGGTCGGCACTGGCGATCCTGACGCGCCACTCGGCAGCGGTGTCCCGTACGTCGTGATGATCAATGGGATGGTGCAACACAATGTGTATCACGCCGGACAGGTGGTGCTGCTGAGGAATGCGTCGAGGCGGTGA
- a CDS encoding VOC family protein, whose translation MTIKRMDNVLIVVDDLELVKAFFLELGLTLEGETTVEGSSVGKLIGLDEVRATLAMLRTPDGQGIELDKFHTPDAIRYGPVDAPVNTLGIRRIMFAVDDIDVVVARMRARGTEIIGEMQYENTYRLAYLRGPEGIIVGLAERRG comes from the coding sequence ATGACCATCAAGCGGATGGACAACGTGCTCATCGTTGTCGACGATCTCGAGTTGGTGAAGGCGTTCTTCCTCGAACTCGGTCTCACTCTCGAGGGAGAGACGACCGTCGAAGGATCGTCCGTCGGGAAGTTGATCGGGCTCGACGAAGTCCGGGCGACGCTGGCGATGCTGCGAACCCCGGATGGACAGGGTATAGAACTGGACAAGTTCCATACACCGGACGCAATCCGATACGGCCCCGTCGATGCACCCGTGAATACACTGGGTATTCGTCGCATCATGTTTGCCGTTGACGATATCGATGTGGTGGTCGCCCGCATGCGGGCCCGCGGAACCGAGATCATCGGGGAGATGCAATATGAAAACACATACCGGCTCGCGTACCTGCGCGGTCCGGAGGGCATCATCGTGGGGCTCGCCGAACGGCGCGGTTGA
- a CDS encoding FdhF/YdeP family oxidoreductase: MSQKGDRAPAAGWGAALSVLNVVARTREPVGSMHAILKMNHENGGFDCPGCAWPDSRDGLHLDICENGIKHVTWETTRKKVDREFFATHTVTELSDWSDFALEDQGRLTEPMVYDPQSDRYVPISWDEAFALVGRTLRGLSSPHEASFYTSGRLSNEATFLYQLWVREFGTNNLPDCSNMCHEASGRALQAAVGTGKGTCDLDDWDEADLLIIMGVNAASNAPRMLTTLVHAAQRGARIVHVNPMIEAAARRAIVPHDFLAMATFRATKTGTMDIQPRVGGDLALLRGVAKVVFERAATDPTAIDAPFIRDHTVDFESYRELVTTTDWADITRQSGVSETIIRELADAYLESNRTVISWCLGVTQQEHGVDTVREIVNLLLLRGNIGRKGAGPSPVRGHSNVQGNRTCGIDHRPPAWIARLDEVCDITSPREHGLDTVTTIEAMVEGQVKVFIAMGGNFCLAAPDNAATFAGLRNTELTVQVSTKLNRSHLVHGRQALILPCLGRTEHDMQAGGEQGITVEDAMSEVHLSVGMRNPPSSDLKSECAIVAGMARATLPQSRTPWEWYVEDYDRIRDTMARVLPGFEDFNRRVREPLGFRIAQPARERVFVTPSGRAGFHTAPLPDVLPPVDQLVLATMRSHDQWNTTIYSDNDRYRGVKNLRTLLFMNRADMAARGLNEFDLIDITSHARDGSTRTVYGYRAVTYDIPVGNVAGYMPELNVLCAASDYSRQSDQPLMKHQLVTVTPAQATNE, from the coding sequence ATGTCCCAGAAGGGCGACCGGGCGCCCGCCGCTGGCTGGGGCGCTGCCCTCAGCGTCCTGAACGTCGTGGCGCGCACGCGCGAACCGGTGGGCAGCATGCATGCGATCCTGAAGATGAATCACGAGAATGGCGGGTTCGACTGTCCCGGATGTGCCTGGCCAGACAGTCGTGATGGACTGCATCTGGATATCTGCGAAAACGGCATCAAACACGTCACGTGGGAAACGACCCGGAAGAAGGTCGACCGGGAGTTCTTCGCCACACACACGGTGACCGAACTGTCCGACTGGTCGGACTTCGCCCTCGAGGATCAGGGTCGCCTCACCGAGCCGATGGTGTACGATCCGCAGAGCGACAGGTATGTGCCGATCTCCTGGGATGAGGCATTCGCGCTGGTGGGGAGGACGCTGCGCGGGCTGTCCAGTCCGCACGAGGCGTCGTTCTACACGTCGGGCCGGCTGTCCAACGAAGCGACGTTCCTCTACCAGCTCTGGGTGCGCGAATTCGGCACCAACAATCTCCCCGATTGCTCGAACATGTGCCACGAAGCCTCGGGGCGTGCATTGCAGGCCGCCGTGGGCACAGGCAAGGGCACCTGCGACCTCGACGACTGGGATGAAGCCGATCTCTTGATCATCATGGGCGTGAACGCGGCCTCCAATGCGCCCAGGATGCTGACCACGCTGGTGCATGCGGCCCAGCGCGGCGCGCGCATCGTGCACGTCAACCCGATGATCGAAGCCGCGGCCCGGCGGGCGATCGTCCCGCACGATTTCCTCGCGATGGCGACCTTCCGCGCGACAAAAACGGGCACCATGGACATCCAGCCTCGTGTAGGCGGTGACCTGGCACTGTTGCGTGGTGTCGCCAAGGTCGTGTTCGAACGCGCCGCAACGGATCCGACGGCGATCGATGCGCCATTCATCCGTGACCATACGGTGGACTTCGAGTCGTATCGGGAACTCGTCACGACAACGGACTGGGCGGACATCACCCGCCAGTCCGGCGTGAGCGAGACCATCATCCGCGAACTGGCCGACGCCTATCTCGAATCCAATCGCACCGTGATCTCCTGGTGTCTTGGCGTGACCCAGCAGGAACATGGTGTCGACACCGTCCGCGAGATCGTCAACCTGCTCCTGCTGCGCGGCAACATCGGGCGCAAGGGAGCGGGACCATCGCCGGTGCGCGGACACAGCAACGTGCAGGGCAACCGCACCTGCGGGATCGATCACCGGCCGCCGGCATGGATCGCGCGGCTCGACGAGGTGTGCGACATCACCTCCCCGCGCGAACACGGCCTCGACACGGTCACCACGATCGAAGCTATGGTCGAGGGGCAGGTCAAGGTGTTCATCGCGATGGGCGGCAACTTCTGTCTCGCCGCACCCGACAACGCCGCCACGTTTGCCGGCTTGCGCAACACCGAGCTGACCGTGCAGGTGAGCACCAAGCTCAATCGCAGCCATCTCGTGCACGGCCGGCAGGCGCTGATCCTGCCCTGCCTTGGCCGCACCGAACACGACATGCAAGCCGGCGGTGAACAGGGCATCACCGTCGAGGACGCCATGAGCGAAGTGCACCTTTCCGTCGGCATGCGAAACCCGCCGTCGTCCGACCTCAAGTCGGAATGTGCGATCGTCGCCGGCATGGCGCGGGCGACCTTGCCACAATCGCGCACGCCGTGGGAGTGGTATGTGGAGGACTACGACCGGATCCGGGACACGATGGCGCGTGTGTTGCCGGGCTTCGAGGATTTCAACCGTCGTGTCCGTGAGCCGCTCGGCTTCCGGATCGCGCAGCCGGCCAGGGAGCGGGTGTTCGTGACCCCGAGCGGCCGAGCCGGGTTTCATACGGCGCCGCTTCCGGATGTCCTGCCCCCAGTCGATCAGTTGGTGTTGGCGACGATGCGTTCACACGACCAGTGGAACACAACGATCTACTCCGACAACGATCGATATCGTGGCGTGAAAAACCTGCGGACGCTGCTGTTCATGAATCGTGCCGACATGGCCGCCCGCGGACTGAACGAGTTCGATCTGATCGACATCACCAGTCACGCACGCGACGGATCGACCCGTACGGTCTATGGCTACCGGGCCGTCACCTACGATATCCCAGTGGGCAACGTTGCCGGATACATGCCCGAACTGAACGTCCTCTGCGCAGCCAGCGACTACAGTCGCCAGAGCGATCAGCCGTTGATGAAACACCAACTCGTCACCGTGACGCCAGCGCAGGCAACGAACGAATGA
- a CDS encoding ankyrin repeat domain-containing protein, producing MYSRGDKFRLCLRLLLDRGAVLDDPVVAPVLLNQPDVLASAIRSNPKLLSHRTTMVSAFTPLVGASLLHVAAEYGHADVARALITLGADVDARADIDEYGLNGHTPLFHTVNSSHNRAAPIMKMLLDAGARCDVRVQGVTWGKGFEWETTLFDVTPVSYAQCGLLPQVHRNESDIYANIRLLLEAAGRVVPPLGNVPNRYLNPKESVHPSGDHT from the coding sequence ATGTACAGCCGAGGCGACAAGTTCCGCCTATGCCTGCGCCTTCTGCTCGATCGCGGCGCCGTGCTGGATGACCCGGTCGTGGCTCCTGTATTGCTCAATCAACCGGACGTGCTCGCATCGGCGATCCGCTCGAATCCGAAGCTCCTGAGCCATCGGACCACGATGGTGTCGGCGTTCACACCACTGGTTGGGGCATCATTGCTTCACGTAGCCGCCGAGTATGGTCACGCCGACGTCGCCCGGGCTCTGATCACGCTTGGGGCCGATGTCGATGCCAGGGCCGATATCGACGAGTACGGACTCAACGGTCACACACCGTTGTTTCACACCGTGAACTCGAGTCACAACCGGGCCGCACCGATCATGAAGATGCTGCTCGATGCGGGTGCCAGGTGCGACGTTCGGGTCCAGGGAGTAACCTGGGGCAAAGGATTCGAGTGGGAGACCACACTCTTCGATGTGACTCCCGTTTCGTACGCGCAATGTGGACTGCTGCCCCAGGTGCATCGGAACGAATCCGACATCTACGCCAACATCCGGCTCCTCCTCGAGGCGGCTGGTCGCGTGGTGCCTCCGCTCGGGAACGTGCCGAATCGGTATCTGAATCCGAAGGAGTCGGTCCACCCCTCAGGCGATCATACTTGA